In one Lycium barbarum isolate Lr01 chromosome 7, ASM1917538v2, whole genome shotgun sequence genomic region, the following are encoded:
- the LOC132601330 gene encoding acidic leucine-rich nuclear phosphoprotein 32-related protein-like: MLTLTQFYEGSSSSRQKEESSNHYGKKNIKCYRCGEVGHIKRFCRAKKSNMPQTEKAPEEEEEEEEEEEEEGDESKFSNFHKYNGDDVIVTANNSVHIMEKEGTVVINEKQENPITLNSNSRFTWVHFVKHESEVFNKFMEFKETVEGELGSRIRRLRTDNGGVSPDSAVVEELKERASPETQQGDDSHSSQRPQRNIVKAARYRDDNFVNTYSCFFAGPINGGKSPSFEEGRRTGKILLRSSPRHIPKLRLSSSATNLG, from the exons ATGTTGACACTAACTCAATTCTATGAGGGTTCAAGCTCGTCAAGACAGAAGGAGGAGTCTTCTAATCACTATGGTAAGAAGAATATTAAATGTTACCGATGTGGTGAAGTAGGACACATAAAAAGATTTTGTCGAGCCAAGAAAAGCAACATGCCTCAAACCGAGAAAGctccagaagaagaagaagaagaagaagaagaagaagaagaagaag GAGATGAATCTAAATTCTCCAACTTTCACAAATATAATGGAGATGATGTCATTGTGACAGCTAATAATTCAGTCCATATTATGGAGAAGGAAGGCACTGTTGTCATCAACGAGAAGCAAGAAAACCCTATCACTCTCAACAGT aattccag ATTCACGTGGGTTCATTTTGTGAAGCACGAGTCAGAAGTCTTCAATAAGTTTATGGAATTCAAGGAAACAGTTGAAGGTGAGCTTGGTTCGAGGATAAGGCGGTTGCGAACGGATAATGGAG GTGTTTCTCCAGATAGTGCAGTCGTCGAGGAGCTAAAAGAAAGGGCGAGTCCGGAAACTCAGCAAGGAGATGATTCACATAGTTCACAAAGGCCACAAAGAAATATTGTCAAGGCAGCACGCTATAGAGATGACAATTTTGTCAATACGTATTCATGTTTCTTTGCAGGCCCAATTAATGGTGGAAAGTCTCCATCAtttgaagaaggaagaagaacCGGGAAAATATTGTTGAGATCTTCACCAAGGCACATTCCAAAGCTTCGGTTGAGTTCTTCTGCAACAAACTTAGGGTAG
- the LOC132601331 gene encoding receptor-like protein EIX2 → MRDDVKEPFHIVWPLANCSCAATISFTNSKIHYKLVSKLDILMEKLIPNHDGLQITAFGSMSIGDHVKVLCITKEREALLELKQGLIDEYKMLSSWKNEECCSWRGVKCSNTTGHILALNLRGGTDNGSNIVTLTEYLNLSRSYFTGPIPPQLQNLTNLRSLDLSSNSLTFKSLDWLSHLVYLEYLDLSVSIVQEKNWLQEIIKLSNLRELHLSSCQLPIIDPSSLVSANISSSRLSILDISYNQYSSPAIDSWLFNFTSLTSLALSGSNLGQISTSFGCLKSLDHLNLYGSGIQGRIPRYFGNLSRLRSFDASSNNLNQPFSELLGILSESNISLEFLSFEGNALTGSLNNLTRFSTLRELRLHGNLLNGIFHESFRQISSLEYLDLSNNQMTGPLLDLALIPSLRELHLRSNHFNGMIPQDCKAYPKVWGNFSTLKVSMLLIICYKVIRLSSSNLGPLFPKWLQTQNSYSFLDLSLNSISDTMPSWFPKSPSTLYSLNLSYNQISGKIRDLSANNALMVIDFSYNNFSGPLPKIPKVVSQLRVDNNQFSGSLNSICTLRSPTTLDLSANLLSGEIPDCWTPMSVPMVLNVANNNISGSIPYSRCSSTSSLSALYVRNNNLSGQFPASLKNCQGLKVLDLGRNTLSGKIPKWIATKLAYLGILSLRFNKFSGSIPPSICQLQSIQILDLSGNYLSGRIPKCFSNFTTLQLLHDGSNVSYNFDPYVTRVGMLYHGNALVQWKNKESEYRNTLCLLKTIDLSSKELVGDIPKDFSRMNALLSLNLSRNNLTGTIIEGIGLMKMLESLDLSRNQLSGKIPIGLANLTFLSVLDLSNNNFSGRIPSSTQLQGFDSSSYGGNIQLCGPPLPECLTFAPPESSCWL, encoded by the exons ATGCGAGATGATGTGAAAGAGCCATTTCATATAGTTTGGCCTCTTGCAAACTGCAGTTGTGCTGCTACCA TTTCATTCACAAATTCTAAAATCCATTACAAATTGGTATCAAAGCTAGACATACTGATGGAGAAGCTTATTCCTAATCATGATGGATTGCAGATTACTG CTTTTGGATCAATGTCAATAGGGGATCATGTAAAAGTTTTGTGCATAACGAAGGAGAGGGAAGCTCTTCTCGAGCTTAAACAAGGTCTCATAGACGAATATAAGATGCTTTCTTCATGGAAAAATGAGGAATGTTGCTCTTGGAGGGGTGTGAAGTGCAGTAACACAACTGGCCATATACTCGCCCTTAATCTTCGTGGGGGCACTGATAATGGTAGTAACATTGTCACGTTGACAG AGTACCTAAATCTCTCTCGTTCATATTTTACTGGTCCAATTCCTCCTCAGCTTCAGAATCTTACCAATTTAAGGTCTCTTGATCTTAGTAGCAATTCTTTAACATTCAAGAGTCTTGATTGGCTTTCTCATCTAGTGTATTTGGAGTACTTAGATCTAAGTGTATCCATTGTGCAAGAGAAAAACTGGTTGCAAGAGATAATCAAGCTTTCCAATCTGAGGGAATTGCATTTATCTTCCTGTCAACTCCCTATAATCGACCCTTCATCTCTTGTATCTGCCAATATTTCCTCCTCTCGTCTTTCCATCCTTGACATCTCCTATAATCAATATTCGTCTCCTGCAATAGATAGTTGGTTATTTAACTTCACTAGTCTTACTAGCCTAGCTCTTTCAGGCAGCAATTTAGGTCAAATTTCTACTAGCTTTGGGTGCTTGAAATCTTTGGACCATCTTAATCTATATGGAAGTGGTATTCAAGGCAGGATACCAAGGTATTTTGGGAATTTAAGTCGTTTACGCTCTTTTGATGCAAGTTCCAATAATTTAAATCAACCATTTTCTGAGTTGCTTGGTATCTTATCGGAGAGTAATATATCGCTTGAATTTTTGTCCTTTGAGGGAAATGCACTCACTGGTTCATTGAATAATCTTACTAGATTTTCAACCTTGAGAGAGTTGAGGCTACACGGCAATTTGTTGAATGGCATTTTCCATGAAAGCTTTAGACAAATCTCCAGTCTTGAATATCTTGATTTGTCTAATAACCAAATGACAGGGCCATTACTAGACTTGGCATTAATTCCATCATTGAGAGAGTTGCATCTAAGGTCTAATCACTTCAATGGAATGATACCACAAG ACTGCAAGGCTTACCCGAAAGTTTGGGGCAACTTTTCGACCTTGAAAGTTTCGATGCTCCTTATAATTTGTTACAAG GTTATTAGACTTTCATCTAGCAATCTTGGGCCTCTTTTTCCAAAGTGGCTTCAAACTCAGAATAGCTACTCATTTCTGGATCTCTCTCTTAATAGTATCTCGGACACAATGCCTAGTTGGTTTCCAAAGTCGCCTTCCACGTTATATTCTTTGAATCTCTCTTACAACCAAATCAGTGGAAAGATACGTGATTTATCAGCTAATAATGCTCTTATGGTCATAGATTTCAGTTATAACAATTTTTCAGGGCCCTTACCAAAAATTCCTAAAGTGGTTAGTCAATTGCGTGTTGACAACAATCAATTTTCTGGATCACTTAACTCCATATGTACACTTCGTTCACCCACAACCCTTGACTTGTCCGCAAATCTCTTGTCCGGAGAGATTCCTGATTGTTGGACCCCCATGTCTGTTCCAATGGTCCTTAATGTAGCCAATAACAATATATCTGGAAGCATTCCGTACTCTCGGTGTTCTTCAACATCATCATTAAGCGCTCTATATGTGCGTAACAACAATTTAAGTGGACAGTTTCCTGCCTCTTTGAAGAATTGTCAAGGTTTGAAAGTCTTGGATTTGGGAAGAAATACATTGAGTGGGAAAATCCCGAAATGGATAGCGACTAAGTTAGCTTATTTGGGCATTCTGAGCCTTCGATTCAACAAATTCTCTGGGAGCATTCCTCCAAGTATATGTCAGCTTCAATCTATTCAAATACTGGACCTTTCTGGCAACTATTTATCAGGAAGGATTCCTAAATGCTTCAGCAATTTCACCACACTGCAACTTTTGCATGATGGTTCAAATGTGAGCTATAACTTTGATCCTTATGTCACTCGAGTAGGTATGTTGTACCATGGCAATGCATTAGTCCAATGGAAAAACAAAGAGTCAGAGTACCGTAATACTTTGTGTCTTCTAAAAACAATCGATCTTTCTAGCAAAGAACTAGTTGGTGACATCCCTAAAGATTTTAGCAGAATGAATGCACTGCTATCATTGAACCTATCAAGGAACAATTTGACAGGCACTATCATCGAAGGAATTGGTTTAATGAAGATGTTGGAGAGTCTCGACTTGTCAAGGAATCAGCTCTCAGGGAAAATCCCAATAGGCCTTGCTAATTTGACATTTCTTAGCGTGTTGGATTTGTCAAACAACAACTTCTCTGGGAGAATACCGTCGAGCACTCAATTGCAAGGCTTTGATTCCTCAAGCTATGGTGGGAATATTCAGCTATGTGGCCCTCCTCTTCCAGAGTGTCTAACCTTTGCTCCTCCTGAATCCTCATGTTGGTTATGA